One genomic window of Sphingobacterium oryzagri includes the following:
- a CDS encoding glycoside hydrolase family 140 protein, whose translation MTISKKLIPILLAGALFSCTSKSEQNEIGLLKISENGRYLTQENGDPFFWLGDTGWLLFNKLNRDEAVSYLDDRKSKGFNVVQAMVLHTVPSVNVYGDSSIVNKDISRPLITAGNNSDVAEEYDYWDHVDFIIDQAAEKGIYMALVPVWGSPVKDGKVSVEQAKVYARFLAERWKDKKNIIWLNGGDIKGSDSIAVWQEIGKTIKAIDANHLMTYHPRGRTGSSDWFHNESWLDFNMVQSGHRRYDQDTSAKEDKHYGEDNWKFMEADWKRTPTKPTIDGEPSYEGIPHGLHDINEPRWTDADVRRYGYWSVFSGAFGYTYGQNSVMQMHSKADTTSAYGSDELWNDALQAPGAGQMKYLKELMLSRDGYFERVPDQSLVADNGDKYNRLLATRTDKYAFIYAYNGREIKVNMGKIKGDQVEASWFNPRNGETTKIGKFDNQGVQSFQPENGQKDGNDWVLILDSI comes from the coding sequence ATGACGATTAGCAAAAAGTTGATACCGATTCTATTGGCGGGCGCCTTGTTTTCTTGTACATCCAAGTCCGAGCAAAATGAAATAGGTTTATTAAAAATTTCGGAAAACGGACGTTACCTCACACAAGAAAATGGTGATCCCTTCTTTTGGTTGGGCGATACCGGATGGTTACTATTCAACAAGCTCAACCGGGATGAAGCGGTAAGCTATTTGGATGATCGTAAAAGTAAAGGCTTCAATGTGGTGCAGGCCATGGTGTTGCATACAGTGCCTTCTGTCAATGTATATGGCGATTCTTCCATCGTAAATAAAGATATCTCCCGCCCATTAATAACGGCCGGAAATAATTCGGATGTCGCCGAAGAATACGATTACTGGGATCATGTCGATTTTATTATCGATCAAGCGGCTGAAAAAGGAATATACATGGCTTTGGTTCCCGTTTGGGGCTCGCCTGTTAAAGACGGGAAAGTATCGGTAGAGCAGGCCAAGGTGTATGCCCGCTTTTTGGCGGAGCGCTGGAAAGACAAGAAAAATATTATCTGGTTAAATGGTGGCGATATCAAAGGATCAGACTCCATCGCGGTATGGCAAGAAATCGGTAAGACCATTAAAGCGATCGATGCCAACCACCTGATGACCTATCATCCGCGCGGGCGTACCGGTTCGTCGGATTGGTTTCATAACGAATCTTGGTTAGATTTTAATATGGTTCAATCGGGTCACAGACGTTACGATCAAGATACGTCTGCGAAGGAGGATAAACACTATGGCGAGGACAACTGGAAGTTTATGGAAGCCGATTGGAAGCGCACGCCAACCAAGCCGACTATCGACGGAGAGCCATCCTATGAAGGTATTCCACACGGCTTGCATGACATCAACGAACCACGCTGGACAGACGCTGATGTGCGTCGCTACGGCTACTGGTCAGTTTTCTCTGGTGCGTTTGGTTATACCTACGGGCAAAACTCGGTGATGCAAATGCATTCAAAGGCAGATACGACCAGTGCTTATGGATCAGACGAGCTTTGGAACGATGCTCTTCAAGCTCCGGGAGCCGGTCAGATGAAATATTTAAAAGAACTCATGCTTTCGCGTGACGGTTATTTCGAGCGTGTTCCTGATCAAAGTCTTGTTGCCGACAACGGTGATAAATACAACCGTTTACTGGCCACACGTACCGACAAATATGCTTTTATCTATGCCTACAACGGACGCGAAATCAAGGTCAATATGGGTAAGATCAAAGGTGATCAGGTGGAAGCTTCCTGGTTCAATCCGCGCAATGGAGAGACGACAAAGATCGGAAAGTTCGATAACCAAGGCGTACAAAGCTTTCAGCCGGAAAACGGCCAGAAAGATGGTAACGACTGGGTACTGATTTTAGATAGTATATAA
- a CDS encoding glycoside hydrolase family 43 protein, with the protein MKFSIQVLVFVLVTSLLASCQRDVYLFTSFREPANEGLRYLYSKDAYHWTEIPGVFLKPELGSQKIMRDPSMLRDKHGVYHLVWTIAWKGDQGIGYARSNDLIHWEERKIIPVMAHEETTVNVWAPELFYEEEQDQFVIIWASTIPYRFPKAAEAEDNNQRMYYTTTKDFKEFTPTKLFADPGFSIIDAVIVKKNKSDYVLVLKDNSRPNRNLKVAFADNALGPFTDVSAPFSDYLTEGPSVVKVDDQYLIYFDSYGSKSYEAVSTKDFKHFEKINNKISVPAGHKHGSIFKASQKDVKRLLKHAEHATK; encoded by the coding sequence ATGAAGTTTAGCATACAGGTTTTAGTTTTTGTGTTAGTAACATCCCTCTTGGCGTCCTGCCAAAGGGATGTTTACCTCTTCACATCGTTCCGCGAACCGGCAAACGAGGGCCTGCGTTATCTGTATAGTAAAGATGCTTACCATTGGACGGAAATCCCCGGAGTATTTCTAAAACCCGAACTGGGATCGCAGAAGATTATGCGCGACCCGTCTATGCTGCGTGATAAGCACGGTGTGTACCATTTGGTGTGGACTATCGCCTGGAAGGGCGATCAAGGGATTGGCTACGCACGATCCAACGATTTAATTCATTGGGAAGAGCGCAAGATTATCCCCGTTATGGCGCATGAAGAGACCACGGTTAATGTGTGGGCTCCCGAACTTTTCTACGAAGAAGAGCAAGATCAATTTGTCATTATTTGGGCGTCAACCATTCCTTACCGATTTCCTAAAGCAGCGGAAGCCGAAGACAACAATCAGCGGATGTATTACACGACCACGAAGGATTTTAAGGAATTTACCCCCACAAAATTATTCGCAGATCCGGGTTTTAGTATTATCGATGCGGTTATCGTCAAGAAAAACAAGTCTGACTATGTGTTGGTGCTAAAAGACAATAGCCGACCAAACAGAAATTTGAAAGTGGCCTTTGCCGATAATGCTTTAGGACCTTTTACGGATGTATCGGCACCCTTTTCGGATTACCTCACCGAAGGACCTTCGGTGGTGAAGGTCGATGATCAGTATCTGATCTATTTTGACTCCTATGGAAGCAAAAGCTATGAGGCCGTTTCGACAAAAGATTTTAAACACTTTGAAAAGATTAATAATAAAATAAGCGTTCCGGCAGGACATAAGCACGGCAGCATTTTTAAAGCTTCACAAAAGGATGTAAAGCGGCTATTGAAACATGCTGAGCACGCTACAAAATAA
- a CDS encoding six-hairpin glycosidase: protein MKSTIVSMLMICAAPSLMAQDTVKYVGETLSNVDYHHGQLTPAVGIHNIQVFRANREFPDLAGGHGFTYNHQPFLAYWNNTFYLQFLSNPIGEHIAEGKTLLLTSKDGYDWSKPTDLFPPYLVPEGFTKPGRTDKAGKELYAIMHQRMGFYTAKNGKLLTIGYYGVALDAKDDPNDGNGIGRVVREIKKDGSFGPIYFIRFNSSFDQKLASYPFYTKSKEKAFVQACNELMADPLMMQQWVEEADRNDPIVPYHRPIKAFAYYHLNDGRVVGLWKHALTSISNDGGKSWAYTPLRAPGFVNSNAKVWGQKTSDGRFATVYNPSEFRWPLAISTSNDGLTYTDLLLVNGEISSMRYGGNYKSYGPQYVRGILEGNGTAPDNDMWLTYSMNKEDMWVAKVPVPVKSTVEGNVHDDFASEAVAAYKRWNIYSPLWASAKPEGNELLLRDKDPFDYAKADRVIASSKKAEIEFTITPKQTDHGLLEIELTDDKGLAACRLIFDQDGELKNKAGYRNAGVQAYKAGEQYTIKLIADVATRSYQLTVNGNDKGTKLFFQPVANISKVSFRTGSVRRYPDADTPTDQDFDVKDAGGMVKEAAYGISSLKAKRLN from the coding sequence ATGAAATCGACGATCGTAAGTATGCTAATGATATGTGCGGCGCCTTCATTGATGGCGCAAGACACGGTGAAGTACGTGGGAGAAACCTTGTCGAACGTTGATTATCATCATGGACAGTTAACGCCTGCGGTGGGCATCCACAATATTCAGGTATTTCGGGCCAATCGTGAGTTTCCGGATTTGGCCGGGGGACATGGGTTTACCTATAACCACCAACCTTTTTTGGCCTACTGGAACAATACCTTCTATTTACAATTCCTGAGTAATCCGATAGGCGAGCATATTGCCGAAGGAAAAACATTGCTTCTGACGTCTAAAGACGGTTATGACTGGTCAAAGCCGACAGATCTGTTTCCTCCATATCTGGTGCCTGAAGGGTTTACAAAGCCCGGCCGGACAGATAAAGCTGGAAAAGAACTGTATGCCATCATGCATCAGCGAATGGGCTTTTACACGGCAAAAAACGGAAAATTACTAACCATCGGCTACTACGGTGTTGCGCTGGATGCAAAAGACGACCCCAATGATGGTAATGGTATCGGGCGTGTGGTACGCGAAATCAAAAAGGATGGCTCGTTTGGCCCGATCTACTTTATACGATTCAACAGCTCTTTTGACCAAAAATTGGCAAGCTATCCGTTCTACACGAAAAGTAAAGAAAAAGCCTTTGTCCAGGCCTGCAACGAGTTGATGGCCGATCCGCTCATGATGCAGCAATGGGTGGAAGAAGCGGATCGTAACGACCCGATTGTGCCCTATCACCGACCTATCAAAGCATTTGCTTATTATCACTTGAACGACGGACGTGTGGTTGGACTGTGGAAACACGCCTTGACCTCCATAAGCAACGATGGCGGTAAATCTTGGGCATATACGCCTTTGCGCGCACCGGGTTTTGTCAATAGTAATGCAAAAGTATGGGGGCAAAAAACTTCCGATGGTCGCTTTGCGACAGTTTACAATCCGTCGGAATTTCGGTGGCCACTGGCTATCTCAACAAGTAACGACGGATTAACCTATACCGATTTATTATTGGTGAATGGCGAAATCAGCAGTATGCGTTACGGCGGAAATTATAAATCTTACGGACCGCAGTATGTACGTGGGATTTTAGAAGGTAACGGCACGGCGCCGGACAACGATATGTGGCTTACCTACAGCATGAATAAGGAAGATATGTGGGTTGCGAAGGTGCCCGTTCCCGTAAAATCTACCGTAGAGGGAAACGTGCACGATGATTTTGCAAGCGAGGCCGTAGCGGCTTACAAACGTTGGAATATCTACAGTCCTTTGTGGGCAAGCGCGAAGCCGGAAGGCAATGAACTGCTCTTGCGAGACAAAGACCCATTTGATTATGCCAAGGCTGATCGCGTGATTGCCTCGTCTAAAAAGGCAGAAATAGAATTTACCATAACGCCTAAGCAGACAGACCATGGCCTGTTGGAGATTGAATTGACAGATGACAAAGGGCTAGCTGCTTGCCGCTTGATCTTTGATCAGGACGGCGAGCTGAAAAATAAAGCGGGATACAGAAACGCCGGGGTACAAGCGTACAAAGCTGGCGAGCAGTATACTATCAAATTGATTGCTGATGTAGCTACGCGATCTTATCAACTAACGGTTAACGGCAACGATAAGGGAACGAAGCTTTTCTTCCAGCCGGTAGCCAACATCAGTAAAGTCTCCTTTCGGACGGGCAGCGTGAGAAGATATCCCGATGCTGATACACCGACGGATCAAGATTTTGATGTGAAAGATGCAGGAGGAATGGTGAAGGAGGCAGCTTACGGGATATCGTCCTTGAAAGCAAAAAGGTTAAACTAA
- a CDS encoding glycoside hydrolase family 2 protein gives MKSCLPFFLYTLLFIFSGQLVAQETVKHYLSGKGKDDGVLWDFKVSDGMKAGQWTKIAVPSNWELQGFGKYNYGFNKEADKGKEIGSYKHRFVVHRAWKDKQINLVFEGVMTDADVKLNGKSVGAFHQGAFYTFSYDISKLIQWGKENLLEVEVAKHSANKSVNAAEREGDFWVFGGIFRPVFLEVLPKNHIERLSIDAKADGALQMIVQSAGSADQVSLQLYDARGKAFGKLIQASLKDNKALIASKFDQPALWSAEYPHLYRAEVILLAKGKEVHRVNQKIGFRSIEVRQRDGVYINGQKIKFKGVNRHSFHPESGRTTSKAISIHDVELIKEMNMNAVRMAHYPPDTHFLEVCDSLGLYVMNELGGWHGYYDTPTGTKLLKEMIKVSENNPAVIFWANGNEGGHNPELDTTFFAEDIQKRPLIYPWAVYGGFETTHYREYNYGIGTYDHGHNIVMPTEFLHGMFDGGHGAGIEDYWKAMWANPLSAGGFLWDFQDQGIVRTDKDGVIDTDGNRGADGIVGPHYEREGSFYTIKEVWSPIFFEKREMTKGFNGEFTIENRYAFTNTANCTFSYALHRLNSGNTAGDVKTGIIASPDIKPYAKGILKADLPNDWYNYDILYITAKDVYDKELFTWSFPIALPERAAKEWLKTAGAKVEANETAEAFIVESNGIQYQFNKLSGLLEEVKNKQGVIPFANGPVLQEAVNNYKQFSMRHNGDTVVIESTFDKKESYNKLQWTIYPSGQLKMHVQYFPESYFTRFVGVNFDLPEEQMVGVEYMGMGPYRVWKNRMKGNRFGIWDKAYNDAATGEVPFEYPEFKGYHANMYWAKFKLKSQSFRVFTDREDVFLRLYTPKEQQDTDWKNMEPTFPKGDISFMNGISAIGTKTQKPETTGPMGMKHVYYDFEKEPIRALHLQLYFDFSGE, from the coding sequence ATGAAGTCTTGTCTACCTTTTTTTCTATACACCCTGCTTTTTATCTTTTCCGGCCAGCTTGTGGCGCAAGAGACGGTAAAGCATTACCTATCCGGAAAGGGGAAGGATGACGGGGTGCTTTGGGACTTTAAAGTGTCTGATGGAATGAAAGCAGGGCAATGGACAAAAATCGCCGTTCCTTCTAATTGGGAGCTGCAGGGGTTTGGAAAATATAACTACGGTTTTAATAAAGAAGCCGACAAGGGAAAAGAAATCGGGAGTTATAAGCACCGCTTTGTGGTACATCGTGCATGGAAAGATAAGCAGATCAACCTGGTGTTTGAAGGCGTGATGACAGATGCCGATGTCAAGCTCAATGGTAAATCTGTTGGAGCATTCCACCAGGGCGCCTTTTATACGTTTTCGTACGATATCAGCAAGCTTATTCAATGGGGAAAAGAGAACCTGTTAGAAGTTGAGGTCGCTAAACACTCTGCTAATAAATCGGTTAACGCGGCCGAGCGCGAAGGCGACTTCTGGGTATTTGGCGGGATATTCCGTCCGGTCTTTCTGGAGGTGCTTCCCAAAAATCATATCGAACGGCTCTCCATTGATGCTAAAGCAGACGGTGCCTTGCAGATGATCGTGCAATCGGCAGGTTCGGCTGATCAGGTTTCGCTTCAATTGTATGATGCGCGCGGAAAAGCATTTGGCAAGCTGATACAGGCTTCGTTGAAAGATAACAAAGCCCTGATAGCAAGTAAGTTTGATCAGCCAGCGCTATGGTCGGCAGAATATCCGCATTTGTATCGTGCAGAAGTGATCTTGTTGGCAAAAGGAAAAGAAGTACATCGTGTAAACCAGAAGATCGGTTTTCGTTCGATCGAAGTACGACAACGTGACGGCGTATACATTAATGGACAGAAGATAAAATTTAAAGGCGTAAACCGACATTCCTTTCATCCGGAATCTGGACGTACCACGAGCAAAGCAATCAGTATTCATGACGTCGAGCTTATCAAGGAAATGAATATGAATGCGGTGCGTATGGCACATTATCCACCAGATACGCATTTCCTGGAAGTGTGCGATTCCTTGGGTTTATACGTCATGAATGAGCTCGGCGGTTGGCATGGATATTATGATACGCCTACCGGAACGAAGCTGCTGAAAGAAATGATCAAAGTCTCTGAAAATAACCCTGCTGTTATTTTCTGGGCAAATGGTAATGAAGGCGGTCATAATCCCGAGCTGGATACGACTTTCTTTGCCGAGGATATTCAAAAACGTCCGCTGATCTATCCGTGGGCTGTCTATGGTGGGTTTGAAACGACACATTACCGCGAGTACAATTACGGAATAGGCACCTATGATCATGGTCACAACATCGTGATGCCTACCGAGTTTTTACACGGTATGTTTGATGGCGGGCATGGCGCAGGCATAGAAGATTATTGGAAAGCCATGTGGGCTAATCCGCTTTCTGCGGGTGGTTTTTTATGGGATTTTCAGGATCAGGGCATTGTGCGGACAGACAAAGATGGGGTGATAGACACCGATGGAAATCGAGGTGCAGATGGTATCGTTGGCCCGCATTACGAACGAGAAGGAAGTTTTTATACGATTAAAGAAGTTTGGAGTCCTATTTTCTTTGAAAAAAGAGAGATGACGAAAGGCTTCAACGGGGAGTTTACTATAGAAAATCGCTACGCTTTTACCAATACGGCAAATTGTACTTTTAGCTATGCACTTCATCGCTTAAATTCCGGAAATACGGCAGGCGATGTCAAGACCGGCATTATCGCGTCGCCCGATATCAAACCCTATGCAAAAGGTATCCTAAAAGCAGACTTGCCCAACGATTGGTATAATTATGATATCCTGTACATCACCGCAAAAGATGTTTATGATAAAGAATTATTTACATGGAGCTTCCCTATTGCCTTGCCTGAGCGAGCAGCCAAGGAATGGTTGAAAACAGCTGGCGCCAAGGTCGAAGCAAACGAGACGGCAGAAGCGTTTATTGTAGAAAGCAATGGCATACAATATCAGTTTAACAAGCTGAGCGGTTTGCTGGAAGAAGTTAAAAACAAGCAGGGTGTCATCCCATTTGCAAATGGGCCAGTTCTGCAAGAAGCCGTTAATAATTACAAACAGTTTTCGATGCGCCATAACGGTGATACAGTTGTTATCGAATCTACTTTCGATAAAAAAGAGAGTTACAACAAGTTGCAGTGGACGATCTATCCATCAGGGCAATTGAAAATGCATGTGCAGTATTTTCCCGAAAGCTATTTTACACGCTTTGTCGGTGTAAATTTTGATTTGCCGGAAGAGCAAATGGTTGGGGTAGAATATATGGGCATGGGCCCGTATCGTGTGTGGAAAAACAGGATGAAGGGCAATCGTTTTGGGATATGGGATAAAGCATACAATGATGCAGCTACTGGTGAAGTGCCTTTTGAGTATCCTGAATTTAAAGGCTACCATGCCAACATGTATTGGGCCAAATTTAAGTTGAAGTCACAATCCTTCCGCGTGTTCACCGATAGGGAAGATGTGTTTTTACGACTATACACGCCAAAAGAACAGCAAGATACCGACTGGAAAAATATGGAGCCAACATTTCCTAAAGGAGATATTTCGTTTATGAACGGGATATCGGCTATAGGTACTAAAACGCAAAAGCCCGAGACAACCGGCCCCATGGGAATGAAGCATGTGTATTACGATTTTGAAAAAGAGCCGATCAGAGCCTTGCATCTGCAATTATACTTTGATTTCTCTGGTGAATAA
- a CDS encoding sialate O-acetylesterase translates to MKVLVMVIGILGSWLSAQASLQLPNIFAQHMVLQRNEPVAIFGQAKAGEKVTVTFNGQVKHSTANNSGDWKVMLSAMDANAQGQALVIRSTDEEIVFHDVLVGEVWLCSGQSNMEFQMRKLEKLAAEGQRANFPKDAVKKAKNPAIRLFLVRRKFLAKPDSAHAGWSIAQDSALRQFSAAGYFFAKTLQEQLQVPVGIISSAVSGSRIEPWIAAKALQEERYFQDKKIEGDPGKFFESMIAPLAPYTIKGVFWYQGETNVFLKENISYAYKFKTLIQSWRARWGNPKLPFFYTQIAPFQYSLDEKGNERMPKTILPEFREAQDLILQLPHTGRIVTTDLVDDVKDLHPTDKWDVGYRLALQALEKTYGKAIESDGPTFAKVQYKAAKAIVRFDHAQGLKSVDGKSLSGFEVAGPDGKYSPARAQIVGQTVHLTGDALPHIVQVRFAWDEAAQPNLVNSAGLPALPFRTDNPYKKLKLK, encoded by the coding sequence ATGAAAGTACTGGTAATGGTGATCGGCATATTGGGGAGTTGGCTATCGGCGCAAGCGTCGCTGCAGCTACCGAATATTTTTGCCCAGCACATGGTGCTGCAGCGCAACGAGCCTGTGGCCATCTTTGGCCAGGCAAAAGCCGGCGAGAAAGTCACGGTCACGTTTAACGGGCAAGTGAAGCACAGCACCGCCAATAACTCCGGAGATTGGAAAGTGATGCTCTCGGCCATGGATGCAAATGCGCAGGGACAAGCCCTCGTGATAAGGTCTACCGATGAAGAGATCGTATTTCACGATGTGCTTGTTGGCGAAGTGTGGCTTTGTTCGGGACAATCCAATATGGAGTTTCAAATGCGGAAGCTGGAGAAGCTTGCGGCTGAAGGGCAGCGGGCAAACTTTCCAAAAGACGCCGTCAAGAAGGCTAAAAATCCGGCTATTCGTTTGTTTTTGGTGAGACGGAAATTTTTAGCCAAACCCGATAGTGCACATGCCGGATGGAGCATCGCGCAGGATTCTGCCCTCAGGCAATTTTCAGCAGCCGGTTACTTCTTTGCAAAAACCTTGCAGGAGCAACTGCAAGTGCCGGTAGGCATTATTTCATCGGCCGTGAGCGGAAGCCGTATCGAGCCTTGGATAGCAGCGAAGGCTTTGCAGGAAGAACGGTATTTTCAGGATAAAAAGATCGAGGGAGATCCGGGTAAGTTTTTTGAATCGATGATTGCGCCTTTAGCGCCCTATACGATTAAAGGGGTATTTTGGTATCAAGGCGAAACCAACGTTTTCCTGAAGGAAAACATAAGCTATGCCTATAAGTTTAAAACGCTTATCCAAAGCTGGCGAGCACGTTGGGGCAATCCCAAGCTTCCGTTTTTCTATACGCAGATTGCGCCTTTCCAATATTCTTTGGATGAAAAGGGAAATGAGCGTATGCCAAAAACGATCCTTCCTGAATTTCGGGAGGCGCAAGACCTGATTTTGCAATTGCCGCATACCGGTAGAATCGTAACGACAGATTTAGTGGATGATGTAAAAGATCTGCACCCGACGGATAAATGGGATGTAGGTTACCGATTGGCCTTGCAGGCGCTGGAAAAAACGTATGGCAAGGCAATAGAATCAGATGGCCCTACCTTCGCTAAAGTACAGTATAAAGCGGCCAAGGCGATTGTACGTTTTGACCACGCACAAGGATTGAAATCGGTAGACGGTAAGTCTTTATCAGGCTTTGAAGTCGCCGGGCCAGATGGCAAATACAGCCCGGCACGTGCGCAAATTGTCGGACAAACAGTGCATTTAACAGGCGATGCGCTGCCGCACATCGTACAGGTACGCTTCGCATGGGACGAGGCCGCTCAGCCCAATTTGGTGAATAGCGCCGGCCTGCCAGCCCTGCCGTTTCGAACAGATAACCCCTACAAAAAACTTAAACTGAAATAA